Proteins encoded by one window of Oscillatoria salina IIICB1:
- a CDS encoding TIGR00725 family protein, translated as MRKIVIGVMGPGDNATKGDRENAYQLGRLIAQADWVLLTGGRNVGVMDAANKGAKAAGGLTVGILPGNNTYGISEAVDIAIATDLGNARNNLNVLSSDVVIACGIGAGTASEIALALKAGKPAILLTEDRIVQDFFTSIARSQLLFATNPPDAIALVRGLITDN; from the coding sequence ATGAGAAAAATTGTCATTGGTGTGATGGGTCCGGGAGACAATGCTACTAAAGGCGATCGCGAGAATGCTTATCAATTAGGTAGGTTAATTGCTCAAGCCGATTGGGTACTACTCACTGGTGGGAGAAATGTGGGGGTGATGGATGCAGCAAATAAGGGTGCCAAAGCTGCTGGTGGCTTAACTGTAGGTATTTTACCAGGTAATAATACTTATGGTATTTCCGAAGCAGTAGATATCGCGATCGCCACCGATCTCGGTAATGCTCGCAATAATCTTAACGTACTTTCTAGCGATGTCGTAATTGCCTGCGGAATCGGTGCGGGTACAGCATCGGAAATTGCTTTAGCATTGAAAGCAGGTAAACCAGCGATCTTATTAACCGAAGATCGCATCGTCCAAGATTTTTTTACCAGTATCGCACGATCTCAGCTTTTGTTTGCAACTAACCCTCCAGACGCGATCGCCCTTGTTAGGGGATTGATAACTGATAACTGA
- a CDS encoding 4-hydroxybenzoate solanesyltransferase, translating to MVNAVQPEQIPTWLKIIKLLRWDKPAGRLILMIPALWAVFLAAEGKPPLPLVGVIILGTLATSAAGCVINDLWDRNIDPQVERTRSRPLAARALSLKVGIIVAIAALICAAILAFYLNWFSFFLCCLAVPVIVCYPLAKRIFPIPQLVLAIAWGFAVLISWSAVTGNLTTSTWLLWAATVSWTLGFDTVYAMSDREDDRKIGVRSSALFFGDYAADAVGVFFAATVAFLAYLGVISSLGIGFWLAWGIAVVGWIWQYTRLRLPEVPKPVYAAIFRENVWLGFIVLAGIVTGSLIR from the coding sequence ATGGTCAACGCGGTTCAACCAGAACAAATACCTACTTGGCTCAAAATTATTAAGCTACTGCGGTGGGATAAACCAGCAGGAAGACTAATTCTCATGATTCCTGCATTATGGGCGGTATTTTTAGCTGCTGAGGGCAAACCGCCATTACCATTAGTAGGAGTAATCATTTTAGGAACTTTAGCCACCTCAGCCGCAGGTTGTGTAATTAATGACTTGTGGGATCGTAACATCGATCCGCAAGTAGAAAGAACCCGATCGCGTCCTCTGGCTGCTCGCGCTCTTTCGCTTAAAGTAGGAATAATTGTCGCGATCGCTGCGCTAATCTGTGCCGCGATTTTAGCTTTTTATCTCAACTGGTTTAGTTTCTTCCTCTGCTGTCTTGCAGTACCAGTAATTGTTTGTTATCCTCTCGCCAAGCGGATTTTTCCCATTCCCCAACTCGTTTTAGCGATCGCCTGGGGTTTCGCCGTTTTAATTAGTTGGAGTGCCGTTACAGGCAATCTTACCACCTCAACTTGGCTACTTTGGGCAGCAACCGTCAGTTGGACATTAGGCTTTGATACCGTTTATGCAATGAGCGATCGTGAAGACGACCGCAAAATTGGCGTTCGCTCCAGCGCCCTATTTTTCGGCGATTACGCGGCTGATGCCGTCGGAGTCTTTTTTGCTGCCACAGTTGCTTTTCTTGCCTATCTCGGCGTTATTAGTAGCTTGGGAATTGGTTTTTGGCTAGCTTGGGGTATCGCAGTTGTAGGTTGGATTTGGCAATACACTCGCTTACGCTTACCCGAAGTCCCCAAACCAGTTTACGCCGCAATCTTTCGCGAAAATGTCTGGCTTGGCTTTATTGTACTCGCCGGAATCGTTACTGGTTCGCTTATTAGGTAG
- a CDS encoding response regulator gives MPKMLKALQKRYQQRWRPRHLLVMLAIGGTTIAVSTIAMISYGVVRSLILEILRDDALSQVKQEVTEIDGWLATRKAEIKTLANSPIIRTANWTTVEPYLQSEQERLQNDFRSLSLVKPNGNFFSTNGGRGNIKDRKHFQVGMTGKTHISDPIHTRVGNDPVVVVTAPLRSLSSPEEEIVGTLSGTISIDRLAKEIKELKYGQGSYAFAINSQGVPILHPDPNKVGTEDRTAASLLDSEEPDLAAIARKMQAREKQIEQITLNGDSVYIAYFPLDETNWSVALVIPSENIEAELLELNILAGVLGVLLALGTVVALRQVQLFEQTRARAAKEALLNRLTNRIHASLDLEESLPATLAEFANLLGLERVVFGWDDRQNQTLEIVCEYRQPELPNWKENFSCFSLRDLEARLLSESKTVQLKRENQTHIELKSGQYQALAISTQIGHQGYLICIHGTPWLLSKSEKELLDAIANQLAIACTQSLLYKQTQQQVKLLDSALSSLEREQQQLREVITSAPVAMAMFDLSMRYLAHSQRWLQDYDLGKESLIGKSNYEVFPDLPKRWTNELNRAFAGEIVHCPEDIWERANGEKIYLRWAVQPWYTPEKEIGGLVLATHRIDELVQAREAAINAARYKSQFLANMSHEIRTPMNGVLGMAGLLRRTQLDRQQREYTQTIENSAQHLLTLINDILDFSKLEAGEMQLEKLDFDLLNCFDEVIEVLAPQAEEKGIELATLVNSQVVRKLRGDPARLRQVLLNLIGNAIKFTDSGEVVLQAKMVSQTTKTATIRFAVKDTGIGIPSEALNKLFQSFSQVDASTTRQYGGTGLGLAICQQLVTLMQGEIGVKSELGVGSTFWFTARFAKQNVTKVPEVPAILSKLKCLIVSASATTCQSVRYLLKTWGIEHLDEAVDRTETLQALHQAATSGNPYKIAIIDTQSASIDLEDLVRTIQSDPQLETTEAIVMTSIKHQDRIQKLIDLGVSNYLSKPIRASQLFDALMNALANLSSEIASQIRSDEFSNNTYPENSDTFTRSEKLSGLEVLLVEDHPTNQQVILGQLEMLGCVADCASNGEEALLFLSKKSYDLVLMDCQMPVLDGYETTRQIRQKEGQNNHTVVIALTAHAMPEDRNKCLAAGMDDYLSKPVVLEGLAEILERWAKVTDRNSFEKKDTQENTIEPVAKTADSNGSIKSENWESRLQKIVDWQRLERVSRGKAAFQKRLLEIFVKTTEQDLVALKAAIEAEDTKKIQAKAHRIKGSAANVGMLNLPKLAAELEKLAKSKSLQSAKEVFEDIEREFLELASVVNS, from the coding sequence ATGCCAAAAATGTTGAAAGCATTGCAAAAACGCTATCAACAACGTTGGCGACCCCGACATCTTCTGGTAATGTTAGCGATCGGAGGAACGACGATCGCTGTAAGTACGATCGCTATGATTAGCTACGGTGTTGTCCGCAGTTTGATTCTGGAAATATTACGAGATGATGCCTTATCCCAAGTAAAACAAGAAGTAACAGAAATTGATGGTTGGTTGGCAACTCGGAAGGCGGAAATCAAAACCCTTGCTAATTCTCCGATTATTCGCACTGCAAACTGGACAACAGTTGAACCTTATTTACAATCAGAGCAAGAAAGATTACAAAATGATTTTCGTTCGCTTTCCTTAGTAAAACCGAATGGCAATTTTTTTAGCACTAATGGCGGACGAGGTAATATAAAAGACCGCAAACATTTTCAAGTTGGGATGACAGGAAAAACTCACATTTCCGATCCCATCCACACTCGTGTAGGTAACGATCCTGTAGTAGTAGTAACAGCCCCATTAAGATCTCTATCTTCCCCAGAAGAGGAAATCGTCGGCACTTTGAGCGGTACAATTAGCATCGATCGTCTCGCTAAAGAAATTAAGGAATTAAAATACGGTCAGGGGAGTTATGCTTTTGCAATTAATTCTCAGGGCGTACCGATCTTACACCCCGATCCCAATAAGGTAGGAACAGAAGATCGCACCGCAGCCAGCTTGCTCGATTCAGAAGAGCCAGATTTAGCCGCGATCGCGCGGAAAATGCAAGCACGGGAAAAACAAATTGAACAAATAACTCTCAATGGCGACTCAGTTTATATAGCTTATTTTCCCTTAGACGAGACAAATTGGTCAGTAGCTTTAGTGATTCCTAGCGAAAATATTGAAGCAGAATTGTTAGAATTAAACATCTTAGCAGGTGTGTTAGGAGTATTGCTAGCACTGGGAACAGTAGTCGCACTTCGACAAGTACAATTATTCGAGCAAACCCGCGCCCGCGCTGCAAAAGAAGCTTTACTTAATCGCTTAACAAATCGCATTCATGCTTCTTTGGATTTAGAGGAAAGTTTACCCGCTACCTTAGCGGAATTTGCCAATTTACTAGGTTTAGAGCGAGTTGTTTTTGGTTGGGACGACCGCCAAAATCAAACATTAGAAATTGTTTGCGAATACCGTCAACCAGAGTTACCCAATTGGAAAGAAAATTTTAGTTGTTTCTCTTTACGAGATCTAGAAGCCCGTTTGTTATCTGAAAGTAAAACAGTTCAACTAAAACGAGAAAATCAAACCCATATTGAACTGAAAAGCGGTCAATATCAAGCCTTAGCAATTTCTACTCAAATCGGCCATCAAGGTTACTTAATCTGTATTCACGGTACTCCCTGGTTATTAAGTAAAAGCGAAAAAGAATTATTAGACGCGATCGCCAATCAACTCGCGATCGCTTGCACTCAATCTCTACTCTACAAACAAACTCAACAACAAGTTAAACTCCTTGATAGCGCTCTTTCTTCTCTCGAACGCGAACAACAGCAACTACGAGAAGTAATTACCAGCGCTCCTGTAGCAATGGCAATGTTCGATTTATCAATGCGCTATTTGGCTCACAGTCAGCGATGGTTACAAGATTATGACTTAGGAAAAGAATCTTTAATTGGTAAATCCAATTACGAAGTATTTCCCGACTTACCTAAACGTTGGACAAACGAACTAAATCGTGCTTTTGCAGGAGAAATAGTTCATTGTCCTGAAGACATTTGGGAAAGAGCAAACGGCGAGAAAATTTACCTGCGCTGGGCAGTTCAACCTTGGTATACTCCAGAAAAAGAAATTGGTGGCTTAGTCTTAGCTACACATCGGATTGACGAATTAGTTCAAGCGAGAGAAGCCGCAATCAACGCAGCCCGTTACAAATCTCAATTCCTCGCTAATATGAGCCATGAAATTCGTACTCCGATGAATGGCGTTTTAGGTATGGCTGGCTTACTCAGACGAACTCAACTCGATCGCCAACAACGCGAATATACCCAAACAATTGAAAATAGCGCCCAACATTTATTAACTTTAATTAATGATATTCTTGATTTCTCTAAGCTCGAAGCGGGAGAAATGCAACTAGAAAAACTTGATTTCGATCTCTTGAATTGCTTCGATGAAGTAATTGAAGTTCTCGCTCCTCAAGCTGAAGAAAAAGGGATCGAACTAGCTACTTTAGTTAATTCTCAAGTCGTTCGCAAGTTACGCGGAGATCCAGCCCGCTTGCGTCAAGTGCTACTTAATCTTATCGGTAATGCAATTAAATTTACCGACTCTGGAGAAGTGGTTTTACAGGCAAAAATGGTTAGTCAAACCACCAAAACAGCAACAATTCGTTTTGCTGTCAAAGATACAGGAATCGGGATTCCTTCAGAAGCTCTAAATAAGCTCTTTCAATCATTTTCTCAAGTTGATGCTTCAACTACACGTCAATATGGAGGCACCGGTTTAGGACTAGCGATTTGCCAACAATTAGTAACTTTAATGCAAGGAGAAATTGGTGTAAAAAGCGAGCTTGGCGTTGGTTCAACTTTCTGGTTTACTGCTCGCTTTGCTAAACAAAATGTTACTAAGGTTCCCGAAGTTCCGGCAATTTTAAGTAAACTCAAATGCTTAATTGTTTCCGCAAGCGCCACAACTTGCCAGTCAGTACGTTATTTACTTAAAACTTGGGGAATAGAACATCTTGATGAAGCCGTAGATCGTACTGAAACTTTGCAAGCGTTGCATCAAGCAGCTACTTCTGGAAATCCTTATAAAATCGCTATTATTGATACTCAATCAGCTTCAATCGACCTTGAAGATTTAGTTAGAACAATTCAATCAGATCCCCAACTAGAAACAACTGAAGCGATCGTCATGACTTCGATAAAACATCAAGATCGAATTCAAAAGTTAATAGATTTAGGAGTTTCTAATTACTTAAGCAAACCAATTAGAGCTTCTCAACTTTTTGACGCGCTGATGAATGCTCTCGCAAATCTATCGTCAGAAATTGCTTCCCAAATTAGATCGGACGAATTTTCAAATAATACTTATCCAGAAAATTCTGACACTTTTACTAGATCAGAAAAATTGTCTGGTTTGGAAGTCTTGCTGGTAGAAGATCATCCAACTAATCAACAAGTGATTTTAGGTCAACTGGAGATGTTAGGCTGTGTGGCTGATTGTGCGAGTAACGGTGAAGAAGCACTTTTATTTCTCAGTAAAAAAAGTTATGATTTAGTTTTGATGGACTGTCAAATGCCAGTGTTAGATGGCTACGAAACTACTAGACAAATACGCCAAAAAGAAGGTCAAAATAATCATACAGTAGTTATAGCTTTGACGGCTCACGCGATGCCAGAAGACCGCAATAAATGTTTAGCTGCGGGAATGGATGATTATCTTAGCAAACCAGTGGTTTTGGAAGGTTTAGCTGAGATTTTAGAACGTTGGGCAAAAGTTACAGATCGTAATTCTTTTGAGAAAAAAGATACTCAAGAAAATACTATCGAACCTGTTGCTAAAACAGCAGATAGTAATGGTAGCATTAAATCAGAAAATTGGGAATCGCGCTTACAAAAAATTGTTGATTGGCAGCGTTTAGAAAGAGTTTCTCGTGGTAAAGCAGCATTTCAGAAACGCTTATTAGAAATTTTTGTTAAGACTACCGAACAGGATTTAGTTGCCTTGAAAGCGGCAATTGAGGCTGAGGATACTAAAAAGATACAAGCAAAAGCGCACCGGATTAAAGGTTCGGCGGCGAATGTAGGAATGCTTAATTTGCCAAAACTGGCGGCAGAGTTAGAGAAGTTAGCTAAGTCTAAAAGTTTGCAATCAGCAAAGGAAGTTTTCGAGGATATTGAACGAGAGTTTCTTGAACTTGCATCGGTAGTAAATTCTTAA
- a CDS encoding superoxide dismutase, which yields MAYELPPLPYDYKALEPHISASTLEFHHDKHHAAYVKKYNAAIEGTEYADMPLEEVIKKIYGDASKQGLFNNAAQAWNHTFYWNSMKPSGGGAPSGAVADKIKADFGSYDKFKEEFKQAGATQFGSGWAWLVLDNGKLEVIKTPNAENPLHLGKTPLLTMDVWEHAYYLDYQNQRPSYIDTFLDSLVNWDFVASNM from the coding sequence ATGGCATACGAACTTCCACCATTACCTTACGATTACAAAGCACTCGAACCTCATATTTCCGCTAGTACCCTTGAATTTCACCACGACAAGCACCATGCTGCTTACGTGAAAAAATACAACGCGGCGATTGAAGGTACAGAATACGCAGATATGCCGCTCGAGGAAGTCATCAAAAAAATTTATGGTGATGCTTCTAAACAAGGTTTATTTAACAACGCTGCTCAAGCTTGGAACCACACTTTTTACTGGAACAGCATGAAACCCAGTGGTGGTGGTGCGCCTTCTGGAGCAGTTGCTGACAAAATCAAAGCTGACTTTGGTAGCTACGACAAATTTAAAGAAGAATTCAAGCAAGCTGGTGCTACTCAATTTGGTAGCGGTTGGGCTTGGTTAGTCCTAGATAATGGCAAACTGGAAGTTATCAAAACTCCTAATGCAGAAAATCCCCTCCATTTAGGAAAAACCCCCTTGCTGACAATGGATGTTTGGGAACACGCTTATTATCTCGACTACCAAAATCAGCGTCCTTCTTACATCGATACCTTCCTCGATAGCCTCGTAAACTGGGACTTTGTTGCCTCAAATATGTAG